From the Primulina tabacum isolate GXHZ01 chromosome 3, ASM2559414v2, whole genome shotgun sequence genome, one window contains:
- the LOC142539114 gene encoding transcription factor MYBS3-like — MCINCLNFDKMTRCSNSQCNSNSHNSRNCSTKASTTGIDGGEGGVRLFGVRLTDRSFIKKSASMGNLNSNHSAASADFHEGYHSDDLAHGSAADSAFHRAQRKRGTPWTEEEHRKFLHGLQKLGKGDWRGMSRNYVPSRTPTQVASHAQKYFIRQSNTARRKKRSSLFDMAPDMEVFSASMPEGPKRCSSQSRVITTDNEKHIVSSSHVTAGIDSSLPSLALTLKPAFMPLPFQLWPPNASSDNDEQSQISLPLILNPAPVTQKEPVKEMVAISELNLGGAGTFPVEPSSLSLRPPGDQ, encoded by the exons ATGTGCATAAATTGtcttaattttgataaaatgacCCGTTGTTCGAATTCTCAATGCAACAGCAATAGTCACAACAGCCGCAATTGTTCGACGAAAGCATCCACCACGGGGATCGACGGTGGAGAAGGTGGTGTCAGGCTGTTTGGGGTGAGGTTGACGGATCGATCATTCATAAAGAAGAGTGCGAGTATGGGAAATCTGAACTCAAATCACTCGGCTGCGTCGGCGGATTTTCATGAGGGGTATCATTCGGATGATCTGGCGCACGGGTCTGCAGCTGATTCTGCTTTCCATCGGGCTCAGAGGAAGAGAG GTACCCCATGGACAGAAGAAGAGCATAGGAAATTCTTACACGGTCTACAAAAGTTGGGGAAGGGTGATTGGCGGGGCATGTCAAGAAACTACGTCCCTTCACGAACGCCTACTCAAGTAGCTAGCCATGCTCAAAAGTACTTCATTCGTCAGAGTAATACCGCTAGAAGAAAGAAACGAAGCAGCCTCTTTGACATGGCACCAGACATG GAAGTATTCTCAGCGTCAATGCCTGAAGGCCCAAAGCGATGCAGCAGCCAATCTCGAGTGATCACCACAGACAATGAAAAACACATTGTTTCATCATCTCATGTGACAGCAGGTATCGACAGTTCATTGCCTTCTCTAGCGCTGACCCTGAAGCCAGCTTTTATGCCCTTGCCATTCCAACTGTGGCCACCGAATGCATCTTCCGATAATGATGAACAATCCCAGATATCTCTCCCACTAATACTTAATCCAGCACCAGTCACTCAAAAAGAACCGGTAAAGGAAATGGTAGCCATATCTGAGCTGAATTTAGGAGGGGCCGGAACTTTCCCAGTCGAGCCTTCATCACTCTCCTTGAGGCCACCTGGGGATCAATAA